One genomic region from Flagellimonas oceani encodes:
- a CDS encoding YdeI/OmpD-associated family protein: MNPEIDHYLLEGCGRCSLYRTPECKVHLWQKELKFLRNLVLECGLTEELKWSMPCYTFQQKNIVMIAAFKDNCTLSFFKGSLLKDENGILERPGKNSNVARVVRFTDVEQVRALKTTLRTYIFEAIAVEKAGLKVKKKQVSEYDMPEELQNKLDGDAEFRTAFEALTPGRQRGYMLHISQAKQSKTRMARIEKSIPKIFDGKGFNEL; this comes from the coding sequence ATGAATCCAGAAATTGACCATTATTTATTGGAAGGCTGCGGAAGATGTTCGTTGTACCGTACCCCGGAATGTAAGGTGCATTTGTGGCAAAAAGAGCTCAAATTCCTTAGAAACTTGGTCTTGGAATGCGGACTGACCGAGGAATTGAAATGGAGCATGCCCTGTTACACCTTTCAACAGAAGAACATTGTGATGATAGCGGCCTTTAAGGACAACTGTACCCTCAGTTTTTTTAAAGGTTCCCTCTTAAAAGATGAAAACGGGATATTGGAGAGGCCCGGAAAAAATTCCAATGTAGCGCGCGTGGTCCGGTTTACCGATGTGGAACAGGTCCGTGCCCTGAAAACTACATTAAGGACATATATTTTTGAGGCCATAGCGGTTGAAAAAGCAGGCCTGAAGGTGAAAAAGAAACAGGTTTCGGAATATGATATGCCCGAGGAGCTTCAGAACAAATTGGATGGCGACGCGGAATTTAGGACAGCTTTTGAGGCTTTGACACCGGGGCGGCAGCGTGGGTATATGCTCCATATTTCCCAGGCCAAACAGTCCAAGACCAGAATGGCCAGAATTGAAAAATCCATTCCCAAGATTTTTGATGGCAAAGGGTTTAATGAACTATAG
- a CDS encoding VOC family protein — MRRIVPNIHSNDLNASKSFYMDFLGMELVMDIGWVITFASKDNPTAQINIFKNDKPIVDESFISIEVSNVDKLYEQAQENELSIVYEIRNEDWGVRRFFVKDPNGATINLLTHL; from the coding sequence ATGCGCAGAATTGTTCCCAACATCCATTCCAATGACCTAAATGCAAGCAAATCGTTTTATATGGATTTCCTTGGAATGGAATTGGTCATGGATATTGGATGGGTCATAACATTCGCCTCTAAAGATAATCCAACGGCACAAATCAATATCTTTAAAAATGATAAGCCCATAGTTGACGAATCCTTTATATCCATTGAAGTATCCAACGTAGACAAATTGTACGAGCAGGCCCAAGAAAATGAGCTCAGTATAGTTTACGAAATAAGGAATGAAGATTGGGGTGTTCGCCGATTCTTTGTAAAAGATCCCAATGGAGCCACAATTAATCTTTTGACACACCTATGA
- a CDS encoding YdeI/OmpD-associated family protein, with product MNPKVDFFFEKPSQWQNAFRELRSIALDTGLTEELKWGKPCYTLNGSNIFLIHGFKEYCALLFHKGVLLKDTENILVQQTKNVQSARQIRFTDIGEIKELEKVLKAYIYEAIEVEKAGLEVKLKKTSEFDMPKELQNKLDGDAEFRTAFEALTPGRQRGYMLHISQAKQSKTRMARIEKSIPKIFDGKGYNEQ from the coding sequence ATGAACCCAAAAGTTGATTTCTTTTTTGAAAAACCATCCCAATGGCAAAATGCATTCAGGGAATTGCGAAGCATTGCCCTAGATACGGGTTTGACCGAAGAGCTTAAATGGGGCAAGCCCTGCTATACCTTAAATGGCAGTAATATTTTTTTGATCCATGGTTTTAAGGAATACTGTGCTTTGTTGTTTCACAAAGGTGTTTTGTTGAAGGATACAGAAAATATTTTAGTCCAACAGACGAAAAATGTGCAATCTGCGCGCCAGATCAGGTTTACCGACATTGGAGAGATAAAGGAACTTGAAAAAGTATTGAAAGCTTATATTTATGAAGCTATTGAAGTGGAAAAAGCAGGTTTGGAAGTGAAACTGAAAAAGACTTCTGAGTTTGATATGCCCAAAGAGCTTCAGAACAAATTGGATGGTGACGCGGAATTTAGAACAGCTTTTGAGGCTTTGACGCCGGGGCGGCAGCGTGGGTATATGCTGCATATTTCCCAAGCCAAACAGTCCAAGACCAGAATGGCCAGAATTGAAAAATCCATTCCCAAGATTTTTGATGGGAAGGGATATAACGAACAGTAG
- a CDS encoding lipocalin family protein: MGLSKFLLRSCFSFITILVLGCSKDDGPVDHSDPNSFYSGAATNANSADLLGYWAITEAEYEGTRIPIPINYTDCGRDFFVYREGGTYQEYQYTSSACETISSQLKWELDKGVLTMSTLSGSTDDLVIIKLTATEFQFKARVDIDEDGELDVVVLIAKRYTPDEQDFYTQSFQYYDSDYNYELIGYTWQPYDGFHTFEKYEIYRSQGENCSKANAELVATITDVNDTEYFDLEPPVSEQLCYFLRIYTDQGILGDSNLQDFDPSYLRIAPVNLNEPTVAGNTISLSWDASDSPYFSHYEIVLRNHEGGSGNGFQDKTVATISDRETTSWVDENPPYFENPYYHIRVHTLFGYKTDYSTDVTTYWQVPFKRPEILSLKEIKSYAIDPSEPVIYFWGQESGEGMTPLYLYRYNYDTHQIDAIANIAPQYDTDVPIKVIVSPNGKELIIKQGVELHFYDASTMQFKYAIDPETVFSIGDFNYDPLRDIWVISDSDDIFTVKRDNSTMSFIDTAPHFVEHQGSGRYKFIILNNGQIILGHRYETTSFVFDLDATGNFNGNQSVNIQFRQANIYEQEELMYNAAANLLVDSEPNRLYSSTTFQNLGSFEKPNFPTGLSLDGSKIFGTDNDYEWNIDDDSPHKKEALIFDRNTSTVTSVQTLGYPHILFENFRGEVMSISSGLKRATLYRDLADTADIFIEKIEVP, translated from the coding sequence ATGGGCTTATCCAAGTTCCTTTTGCGCTCTTGCTTTTCATTCATAACAATATTGGTCTTGGGCTGCTCCAAAGACGATGGCCCCGTAGATCATAGCGACCCAAATTCGTTTTACAGCGGTGCGGCCACCAATGCCAATAGTGCCGACCTTTTGGGGTATTGGGCCATAACAGAGGCCGAGTACGAGGGCACCAGAATACCCATACCTATTAATTATACTGATTGTGGCCGCGATTTTTTTGTGTATCGCGAAGGTGGTACATACCAAGAATACCAATATACCAGTTCGGCCTGTGAAACCATTAGCAGCCAACTAAAATGGGAGCTGGACAAAGGGGTTCTTACCATGAGCACACTTTCGGGCAGTACAGATGATCTGGTGATCATCAAACTTACGGCCACGGAATTTCAGTTTAAGGCACGCGTGGATATTGATGAAGATGGGGAGTTGGATGTTGTAGTGCTCATTGCCAAGCGCTACACCCCGGATGAACAGGATTTTTATACCCAATCTTTCCAGTATTACGATAGCGATTATAATTATGAGCTTATAGGCTACACCTGGCAGCCCTACGATGGTTTCCATACGTTTGAAAAATATGAGATCTATAGAAGTCAGGGTGAAAACTGTTCCAAAGCCAATGCAGAACTGGTAGCTACGATCACCGATGTGAACGACACGGAATATTTTGATCTAGAACCTCCCGTAAGCGAGCAATTGTGTTATTTTTTACGAATCTATACGGATCAGGGCATTTTGGGAGATAGTAATTTACAAGATTTCGACCCCAGTTATCTTCGTATAGCCCCCGTGAATTTAAACGAACCCACTGTTGCGGGCAACACGATTTCGTTGAGCTGGGACGCTTCGGATTCCCCCTATTTTTCTCACTACGAGATTGTATTGCGTAATCATGAGGGTGGTTCGGGGAATGGTTTTCAAGATAAAACCGTGGCCACTATTTCGGATAGGGAAACCACTTCGTGGGTGGATGAAAACCCGCCGTATTTTGAAAATCCCTACTATCACATTAGGGTGCATACCCTTTTTGGATACAAAACGGATTATAGTACGGACGTAACCACCTATTGGCAAGTTCCTTTTAAAAGACCGGAGATTCTATCTTTAAAGGAGATAAAGTCCTATGCCATAGATCCCTCGGAACCCGTAATCTATTTTTGGGGTCAGGAAAGTGGGGAGGGCATGACACCTTTGTATTTGTACCGCTATAACTATGATACCCATCAAATTGATGCCATTGCAAATATTGCTCCGCAGTATGACACCGATGTGCCTATCAAAGTTATTGTTTCGCCAAACGGCAAAGAGCTTATAATAAAGCAAGGTGTTGAACTCCATTTTTATGATGCTTCGACCATGCAATTCAAATATGCCATCGACCCGGAAACTGTTTTCAGTATTGGTGATTTCAACTATGATCCTCTGCGAGATATCTGGGTAATTTCGGATAGTGACGATATTTTTACCGTAAAAAGGGATAATTCCACTATGAGCTTTATTGATACCGCGCCACATTTTGTGGAACACCAAGGTAGCGGCAGGTACAAGTTCATTATTTTAAACAATGGGCAGATAATTTTGGGGCACCGCTACGAAACTACCAGTTTTGTGTTCGATTTGGATGCTACTGGAAATTTTAATGGAAATCAATCTGTCAATATACAGTTTAGACAGGCAAACATTTATGAACAAGAAGAATTAATGTACAATGCAGCTGCCAACCTATTGGTGGATAGTGAACCAAACCGATTGTATTCCAGTACCACCTTCCAAAATTTAGGATCTTTTGAAAAACCGAATTTCCCAACGGGTTTAAGTTTGGATGGAAGCAAAATATTTGGCACGGACAACGATTACGAATGGAACATCGATGATGACAGCCCACATAAAAAAGAGGCCCTAATTTTTGATAGGAACACTTCCACAGTCACAAGCGTGCAAACTCTGGGCTATCCACATATTCTTTTTGAGAACTTTAGAGGAGAAGTGATGAGTATCTCTAGCGGTTTAAAAAGGGCAACCCTTTATAGGGATTTGGCCGATACCGCTGATATTTTTATTGAAAAGATTGAGGTGCCATAA
- a CDS encoding JAB domain-containing protein, whose amino-acid sequence MNVRLTKEQKIKVLNSADIYAIMQQVLLRENKIRRNQEHFWVVGLNHNNKILFVELIGLGASNRVNADPPDVFRMAIYKLASKLILVHNHPSGTHEATDADITFTDHMLKVGKLIKVEVLDHLVITETNYTSFADQGVMDELQKSGLFEIMGPEKQELEQFKIDTEKKRAEKEKAISIAKKMKDKGFDDETIKELTGLGLKEIGGI is encoded by the coding sequence ATGAACGTACGGCTTACCAAAGAACAGAAGATCAAAGTGCTCAACTCCGCGGACATATATGCAATCATGCAGCAGGTTTTGCTGCGCGAGAACAAGATACGCCGCAACCAAGAGCATTTTTGGGTGGTGGGCCTTAACCACAACAACAAAATACTGTTCGTGGAGCTCATTGGCCTGGGGGCCAGCAACCGCGTGAACGCCGACCCGCCCGATGTGTTCCGGATGGCGATCTACAAACTGGCCAGCAAGCTGATCTTGGTGCACAACCACCCCAGCGGCACGCACGAAGCAACCGATGCCGATATTACCTTTACCGACCACATGCTAAAAGTGGGCAAACTCATAAAAGTGGAAGTGCTGGACCATTTGGTGATCACCGAGACCAACTATACCAGTTTTGCCGACCAAGGCGTAATGGACGAACTCCAAAAAAGCGGCCTTTTTGAAATTATGGGCCCCGAAAAGCAGGAACTGGAACAGTTTAAGATCGATACCGAGAAAAAGCGGGCCGAAAAAGAAAAGGCGATTAGTATTGCCAAGAAGATGAAAGACAAAGGTTTTGACGATGAAACCATTAAAGAGTTAACGGGGTTGGGGTTGAAGGAGATTGGGGGGATTTAA